A stretch of the Microcella sp. genome encodes the following:
- a CDS encoding APC family permease, with amino-acid sequence MTDTPQSTLKSGKLGVLGIVFFVVAASAPLIGMTGAVPVAMVLGNGAAVPGAYLAVGLTLLLFTVGYAAMSRTMTNSGAFFAYVGKGLGVNAGVASAFTALTAYITIQLAIYGFFGAVVGGTFASFGFDLPWYVWSLLAWLIVSGLSLLSVDIGAKVLGVLLTLEVLILLIVGFAIFVVGGPEGVDFGASFSPTEIFAGGFTGTAGIALAFAFASFIGFEATAIYGEESRDPKRTVPIATYAAIGVITLLFAIVSFAMVTGLGRTTLIDEVLGRSDGLAAPEGVLFSLADQYAGGWAVVIMTVLIITSLFAGLLAFQNAAARYFFALGRGGVLPARIGTTNKAGAPQNGVIIVSAIAALVIIIFALVGFDPVGNLFFWMSSITVIAIVIVEILVSIAVIVYFRKNGGGNIWTTTIAPALSAIILALGLYLLMSRFNLLAGTVPEGVDPSLPESAWLLDPLGWFLVLLPFIALAVGFIVALINKKENEQLVKDFAS; translated from the coding sequence ATGACTGACACCCCCCAATCGACTCTCAAGTCGGGCAAGCTCGGCGTTCTCGGCATCGTCTTCTTCGTTGTCGCCGCCTCAGCGCCCCTCATCGGCATGACCGGTGCAGTGCCCGTCGCCATGGTGCTCGGCAACGGCGCGGCCGTTCCCGGTGCCTACCTCGCTGTCGGCCTCACCCTGCTGCTCTTCACGGTCGGCTATGCGGCGATGAGCCGCACCATGACCAACTCGGGCGCCTTCTTCGCCTACGTCGGCAAGGGCCTCGGCGTCAACGCCGGTGTGGCGAGCGCCTTCACGGCGCTGACTGCCTACATCACCATTCAGCTCGCGATCTACGGCTTCTTCGGCGCCGTCGTCGGCGGCACCTTCGCGAGCTTCGGCTTCGACCTGCCGTGGTACGTCTGGTCGCTGCTGGCGTGGCTGATCGTCAGCGGGCTCTCCCTGCTGAGCGTCGACATCGGCGCCAAGGTGCTCGGTGTGCTGCTGACGCTTGAGGTGCTGATTCTGCTCATCGTCGGCTTCGCCATCTTTGTCGTCGGCGGCCCCGAGGGTGTTGACTTCGGTGCCTCGTTCAGCCCGACAGAGATCTTCGCGGGCGGCTTCACCGGCACCGCGGGCATCGCCCTGGCCTTCGCCTTCGCGAGCTTCATCGGCTTCGAGGCCACGGCCATCTACGGCGAAGAGTCGCGCGACCCCAAGCGCACGGTGCCGATCGCGACCTACGCGGCTATCGGCGTCATCACACTGCTCTTCGCGATCGTCTCGTTCGCCATGGTCACCGGCCTCGGCCGCACGACCCTCATCGACGAGGTTCTCGGTCGCTCCGACGGGCTCGCGGCACCGGAGGGCGTGCTCTTCAGCCTCGCCGACCAATATGCGGGCGGCTGGGCCGTCGTCATCATGACGGTGCTCATCATCACGAGCCTGTTCGCCGGTCTGCTCGCGTTCCAGAACGCGGCGGCGCGCTACTTCTTCGCTCTCGGGCGCGGTGGGGTGCTGCCGGCCCGCATCGGCACGACCAACAAGGCCGGTGCCCCGCAGAACGGCGTGATCATCGTCTCGGCGATCGCCGCGCTCGTGATCATCATCTTCGCGCTCGTCGGCTTCGACCCGGTCGGCAACCTGTTCTTCTGGATGAGCTCGATCACGGTCATCGCGATCGTCATCGTCGAGATTCTCGTGAGCATCGCGGTGATCGTGTACTTCCGCAAGAACGGCGGCGGAAACATCTGGACGACGACGATCGCTCCGGCCCTGTCGGCGATCATTCTCGCGCTGGGCCTGTACCTGCTGATGTCGCGGTTCAATCTGCTCGCGGGCACGGTGCCCGAGGGCGTCGACCCGTCGCTGCCCGAGAGCGCGTGGCTGCTCGACCCGCTCGGCTGGTTCTTGGTGCTGCTGCCGTTCATCGCGCTCGCGGTGGGCTTCATCGTGGCACTCATCAACAAGAAAGAGAACGAGCAGCTGGTGAAAGACTTCGCGTCCTAA
- a CDS encoding gamma-glutamyl-gamma-aminobutyrate hydrolase family protein yields MTIAIGVTTYLEPVVMGLWNRPGSMLPRVYSDCVINAGAAVMTLPPQPPTADVVARVLDGIDGLMLTGGKDVDATLYGQEPHPENDDPRPDRDAWEIALVRAAIERDLPVLGICRGLQVLNVALGGTLIQHLPDVIGSNRYSYGNAEFADNPVITVPGTHAASILGEGLTVKSYHHQALDRVAAGLTVSAHGDDGIVQAVDIDAMTFGIAVQWHPEETPDDLRLFSALVAAASRH; encoded by the coding sequence GTGACCATCGCGATCGGGGTCACGACGTACCTCGAGCCCGTCGTCATGGGTTTGTGGAACCGACCCGGCAGCATGCTGCCCCGCGTCTACAGCGATTGCGTCATCAACGCGGGCGCTGCCGTCATGACGCTGCCGCCTCAGCCGCCGACCGCTGACGTCGTCGCGCGCGTGCTCGACGGCATCGATGGCCTCATGTTGACGGGCGGCAAAGACGTCGACGCCACGCTCTACGGCCAAGAACCGCACCCCGAGAACGATGACCCGCGGCCCGACCGCGACGCGTGGGAGATCGCCCTCGTGCGCGCGGCCATCGAGCGCGACCTGCCCGTGCTCGGCATCTGCCGAGGCCTGCAGGTGCTCAACGTCGCCCTCGGCGGCACCCTCATCCAGCACCTGCCTGACGTCATCGGCTCTAACCGCTACAGCTACGGCAACGCCGAGTTCGCCGACAACCCGGTGATCACGGTGCCCGGCACGCACGCCGCCTCGATTCTGGGCGAGGGCTTGACCGTGAAGAGCTACCACCACCAGGCGCTCGACCGCGTGGCCGCAGGCCTGACGGTCAGTGCGCACGGCGACGACGGCATCGTGCAGGCCGTCGACATCGACGCGATGACCTTCGGTATCGCGGTGCAGTGGCACCCCGAAGAGACTCCCGACGACCTCAGGCTTTTCTCCGCGCTCGTCGCCGCGGCCTCACGTCACTGA
- a CDS encoding nidogen-like domain-containing protein, whose translation MHKLTLVRRGAAALIAAAILVTTAAPAMASVNTRDESDAMRYGASAPLGSVISELSGQDDDTHTIAAPWPLNFFGDKFDGICITTNGGVYPVATSTSTCSDAYDLDLENLAIDSEAPMIAVLAADINLSRCDSARATQRSGAGDGFGRPCEMYLDTAATIDGREAVVVTWYRVSNHEDQNDPLLENTFQLALIKLPTTDGATNGFDFDLEFNYGTVTDFDDGYSAADPTGGCIPLPEGNPDCRWGIGIASYDSGVVSTNPPAETEEPATEPEPEATEPATPEASTTDSSMTQAAVTEASTFEAAASAVGYEFFAPTEVLNMMDEGATPLIANSLGTDVLGRYTCGMVNGAAVGCDPVSMQAPGAELAETGADESTIALVAAAMVLALAVMVTGATMVRRPARRVASNV comes from the coding sequence ATGCACAAACTCACCCTCGTTCGACGAGGAGCCGCGGCGCTGATCGCTGCCGCCATCCTCGTCACCACTGCCGCCCCCGCCATGGCGTCGGTCAACACCCGCGACGAGAGCGACGCGATGCGGTACGGCGCTAGTGCTCCCCTTGGCTCCGTGATCTCTGAGCTTTCCGGTCAGGACGACGACACGCACACGATCGCGGCGCCGTGGCCCCTGAACTTCTTCGGCGACAAGTTCGACGGAATCTGCATCACGACGAACGGCGGCGTCTACCCGGTGGCAACCAGCACGTCCACCTGCTCAGACGCGTACGACCTGGATCTCGAGAACCTTGCCATCGACTCAGAGGCCCCGATGATCGCCGTACTCGCGGCTGACATCAACCTCTCGAGGTGCGACTCTGCCCGCGCAACGCAGCGCTCGGGCGCAGGTGATGGATTCGGTCGTCCGTGCGAGATGTACCTCGACACAGCCGCCACCATTGACGGCCGCGAAGCGGTGGTGGTGACCTGGTACCGCGTCTCGAACCACGAAGACCAGAACGACCCACTGCTCGAGAACACGTTCCAGTTGGCTCTCATCAAGCTGCCCACGACCGATGGGGCCACGAACGGTTTTGACTTCGACCTCGAGTTCAACTACGGCACCGTCACCGACTTCGACGACGGCTACTCGGCTGCCGACCCCACCGGGGGCTGCATCCCGTTGCCCGAGGGCAATCCGGACTGCCGTTGGGGCATCGGCATCGCGAGCTACGACTCGGGCGTCGTGTCCACGAACCCTCCGGCAGAGACCGAGGAGCCGGCCACCGAGCCGGAGCCTGAGGCGACCGAGCCCGCCACGCCAGAGGCATCTACCACCGACTCGTCAATGACGCAGGCTGCCGTCACCGAGGCCTCGACGTTCGAGGCCGCCGCGAGTGCAGTCGGCTATGAGTTCTTCGCACCGACCGAGGTTCTCAACATGATGGATGAAGGCGCCACGCCGCTCATTGCTAACAGCCTCGGCACCGACGTGCTCGGCCGCTACACCTGCGGAATGGTCAATGGCGCGGCCGTAGGTTGCGACCCTGTGTCGATGCAGGCTCCTGGCGCCGAGCTTGCCGAGACCGGAGCCGATGAGAGCACCATCGCACTCGTCGCTGCGGCGATGGTGCTTGCGCTCGCCGTCATGGTGACGGGCGCCACGATGGTGCGTCGCCCCGCTCGACGCGTCGCGTCGAACGTCTAA
- a CDS encoding phosphotransferase, producing MSRRSPLTLAALATSAVPGLDVVHAAALGGTGGEVDSALLSTRDGRTLTIRVPRTAAAESEQSADLVAIRALSDGVRARLPFGVPRLLGQAPLDGTRAIVSEFVDGTPLTLDRVTPGTAASIGQAIAAIHGLPTSVVADVGLPQLRAIDVMREAVTTLDRAAATGLVPAALLRRWELAVEDSTLWQFTPTVINGSLSAASFLVVGESVTGLLGWARLQVGDPARDLFWMLGSSDPSVPETGFDAYHQARGIHDRQVGRRAVLAAELELARWLLHGTERRSTEIVDDAVEMLHALLDRVSGDLTNPLAVEQQPAVGLDEVDELLERGTPRSPASGY from the coding sequence ATGTCACGCCGCTCACCGTTAACCCTAGCCGCGCTCGCCACCTCGGCCGTTCCGGGTCTCGACGTAGTTCACGCAGCAGCCTTGGGCGGCACGGGCGGCGAGGTCGACTCGGCGCTGCTGAGCACGCGCGACGGCCGCACGCTAACGATTCGCGTGCCGCGCACGGCCGCGGCCGAGAGCGAGCAGTCGGCTGATCTGGTGGCCATTCGCGCGCTGAGCGATGGCGTGCGGGCGCGCCTGCCGTTCGGGGTACCACGGCTGCTCGGCCAGGCGCCCCTCGACGGCACGCGGGCGATCGTGTCGGAGTTCGTCGACGGCACTCCCCTGACACTTGACCGCGTCACACCCGGCACCGCCGCGTCGATCGGCCAGGCGATCGCCGCGATCCACGGCCTGCCGACGAGCGTCGTCGCCGACGTGGGCCTGCCCCAGCTGCGGGCGATCGACGTCATGCGCGAGGCCGTCACGACCCTCGACCGTGCGGCCGCGACCGGCCTCGTGCCCGCTGCGCTGCTGCGCCGCTGGGAGCTCGCGGTCGAAGACTCGACCCTCTGGCAATTCACCCCCACCGTCATCAACGGGTCGCTGAGCGCCGCCTCGTTCCTCGTCGTGGGCGAGTCGGTCACGGGGCTGCTGGGGTGGGCCAGACTGCAGGTCGGCGACCCCGCCCGCGATCTGTTCTGGATGCTCGGCTCGAGCGACCCGTCGGTGCCCGAGACGGGCTTCGACGCGTATCACCAGGCTCGCGGAATCCACGACCGTCAAGTCGGCCGACGCGCGGTGCTCGCCGCCGAGCTCGAGCTCGCCCGCTGGCTGCTGCACGGCACCGAGCGGCGCTCGACCGAGATCGTCGACGACGCGGTCGAGATGCTGCACGCCCTGCTCGATCGCGTGAGCGGCGACCTCACGAACCCGCTCGCGGTCGAGCAGCAGCCCGCCGTCGGGCTCGATGAGGTCGACGAGCTACTCGAGAGGGGCACGCCGCGCTCCCCTGCCTCGGGGTACTAG
- the nudC gene encoding NAD(+) diphosphatase → MHRSLTARLPLSRYRIDRDHLSRERPHLFDELAADAQTRVIALWRGEVLLASPATSATDAAAGPALRFLPYSPLPADALRIYLGRTLDDEPDLAAGTAVVAVVLDDDAGPALEPDVALWGSPRTLGHRLGDRDAGLVIEALGIANWHATHGFSPRTGNPTESAKGGWVRIDSGDGTELYPRTDAAIIVGITDGDDRLVLGSNALWETNRFSLLAGFVEPGESLEAAVVREVYEETGLRIIDPVYVGSQPWPFPASLMLGFRATLDPEHSDELRPDGTEILDLRWFSRDELAASLGDVLLPGRTSIARAIIEDWYGGSLEAP, encoded by the coding sequence ATGCATCGTTCGCTCACCGCTCGGCTGCCGCTCTCGCGCTACCGCATCGATCGCGACCACCTCAGTCGCGAGCGCCCGCACTTGTTCGACGAGCTCGCCGCTGATGCGCAGACGCGCGTCATCGCGCTCTGGCGAGGCGAAGTACTGCTGGCGAGCCCCGCGACGTCGGCGACGGATGCGGCCGCAGGCCCCGCCCTGCGGTTCTTGCCGTACTCGCCCCTGCCTGCCGACGCCCTGCGCATCTACCTCGGACGCACTCTCGACGACGAGCCCGACCTCGCAGCGGGCACTGCCGTGGTCGCTGTCGTGCTCGACGACGACGCGGGCCCCGCGCTCGAGCCCGACGTGGCGCTGTGGGGCTCGCCGCGCACGCTCGGGCACCGGCTTGGCGACCGCGACGCGGGGCTCGTGATCGAAGCCCTTGGCATCGCCAACTGGCACGCGACGCATGGCTTCTCGCCGCGCACCGGTAACCCGACCGAGTCGGCCAAGGGCGGCTGGGTGCGCATCGACTCGGGCGACGGCACCGAGCTCTACCCGCGCACCGACGCCGCGATCATCGTGGGCATCACCGACGGCGACGACCGGCTCGTGCTCGGCAGCAATGCTCTGTGGGAGACGAACCGCTTCTCGCTGCTCGCCGGCTTCGTCGAGCCGGGGGAGTCGCTCGAAGCCGCCGTCGTGCGTGAGGTCTACGAAGAGACCGGGCTGCGCATCATCGACCCCGTCTACGTCGGCTCGCAGCCGTGGCCGTTTCCAGCCTCGCTCATGCTCGGCTTTCGCGCGACGCTCGACCCCGAGCACAGCGACGAGCTGCGCCCCGACGGCACCGAAATTCTCGACCTGCGCTGGTTCAGCCGCGACGAACTCGCAGCGAGCCTGGGCGACGTGCTGCTGCCCGGGCGCACGTCGATCGCGCGGGCCATCATCGAAGACTGGTACGGCGGCTCGCTCGAGGCCCCGTGA